From a region of the Triticum aestivum cultivar Chinese Spring chromosome 7D, IWGSC CS RefSeq v2.1, whole genome shotgun sequence genome:
- the LOC123166546 gene encoding putative cis-zeatin O-glucosyltransferase — MHRRPPLRSSAPQTHRQGGNPPSTLYTDPMDMESSVAVVAVPFPMQGHLNQLLHLSLQLASEPHGLDLDLHYAAPAAHVRQARARVHGWDAEALRSVHFHELDIPAFAAPPPDPDAASPFPTHIMPMFEAYVAGAAAPLAALLRDLSASRRRVVVLHDVLNAFAAVEAERLPNGNGESFGLYCGAVSYMVGMVDAGHRLLRECGLEYAPMDRFVSREFMECAKRQSSMAQSVSRGGGMVANTCRALEGEFVDAFAETLAAVGQRIFAIGPLNPLLEPGQIDAKQGRHECLDWLDEQPAASVLYVSFGSTSSLRGEQVAELAAALQGSKQRFIWVLRDADRGSVSTDDADSRRHSRLASEFAEQTQGTGLVITGWAPQLEILAHPATAAFMSHCGWNSTVESMSHGKPILAWPMHSDQPWDAQFVEKYLGAGLLVRPWEKHGEVTPAAAIQQAIETAMVGEEGLAMRRRAMALGEAVRACAAAGGSSRKDLQDFVAHLTR; from the coding sequence ATGCACCGCCGGCCGCCCCTCCGCTCCTCAGCACCACAAACACATCGGCAAGGAGGAAACCCACCGAGTACACTGTACACAGATCCAATGGATATGGAgtcgtcggtggcggtggtggcggtgccgTTCCCGATGCAGGGCCACCTGAACCAGCTGCTGCACCTGTCGCTGCAGCTCGCGTCGGAGCCTCACGGGCTGGACCTCGACCTGCACTACGCGGCGCCCGCGGCGCACGTCCGCCAGGCCCGCGCGCGCGTGCACGGCTGGGACGCGGAGGCGCTCCGCTCCGTCCACTTCCACGAGCTCGACATCCCCGcgttcgccgccccgccgcccgacccgGACGCCGCCTCGCCCTTCCCCACCCACATCATGCCCATGTTCGAGGCCTACgtcgccggggcggccgccccgctCGCCGCGCTCCTCCGGGACCTCTCCGCGTCCCGCCGCCGCGTCGTCGTCCTGCACGACGTCCTCAACGCCTTCGCCGCCGTCGAGGCGGAGCGGCTGCCCAACGGCAACGGGGAGTCCTTCGGGCTCTACTGCGGCGCCGTGTCCTACATGGTCGGCATGGTGGACGCCGGGCACCGCCTCCTGCGGGAGTGCGGCCTCGAGTACGCCCCCATGGACAGGTTCGTGTCCAGGGAGTTCATGGAGTGCGCCAAGAGGCAGTCCAGCATGGCGCAGTCGGTCTCGCGCGGCGGCGGCATGGTCGCCAACACGTGCCGCGCGCTCGAGGGCGAGTTCGTCGACGCCTTCGCCGAGACCCTCGCCGCCGTCGGCCAGAGGATCTTCGCCATCGGGCCGTTGAACCCTCTGCTGGAGCCGGGCCAGATCGACGCGAAGCAGGGGCGGCACGAGTGCCTGGACTGGCTCGACGAGCAACCGGCGGCGTCGGTGCTCTACGTGTCGTTCGGCTCGACGTCCTCGCTGCGAGGAGAGCAGGTCGCGGAGCTCGCCGCGGCGCTGCAGGGTAGCAAGCAGCGCTTCATCTGGGTGCTGCGCGACGCCGACCGCGGCAGCGTGTCCACGGACGACGCCGACAGCCGGCGACACTCGAGGCTGGCGTCCGAGTTCGCCGAGCAGACCCAGGGCACGGGGCTGGTGATCACCGGGTGGGCGCCGCAGCTGGAGATCCTGGCGCACCCGGCCACGGCGGCGTTCATGAGCCACTGCGGCTGGAACTCGACCGTGGAGAGCATGAGCCACGGCAAGCCGATCCTCGCGTGGCCCATGCACTCCGACCAGCCATGGGACGCGCAGTTCGTCGAGAAATACCTCGGGGCCGGCCTCCTGGTGAGGCCGTGGGAGAAACACGGCGAGGTGACGCCGGCCGCGGCCATACAGCAGGCGATCGAGACGGCGATGGTCGGCGAGGAAGGGCTCGCGATGAGGCGGCGCGCCATGGCGCTCGGGGAGGCCGTTCGCGCGTGCGCGGCTGCAGGCGGCTCATCGCGCAAGGATTTGCAGGATTTTGTTGCTCACCTCACTAGGTGA